In one window of Enoplosus armatus isolate fEnoArm2 chromosome 7, fEnoArm2.hap1, whole genome shotgun sequence DNA:
- the zranb2 gene encoding zinc finger Ran-binding domain-containing protein 2 isoform X2, with amino-acid sequence MSGKSFRVSDGDWICPDKKCGNVNFARRTSCNRCGREKTTEAKMMKAGGTEIGKTLAEKSRGLFSANDWQCKTCGNVNWARRSECNMCNTPKYAKLEERTGYGGGFNERENVEYIEREESDGEYDEFGRKKKKYRKTSSTSSSKESEKKEVAKPQPEDDEEEEDEDEDGDLSKYKLDDDDDDEDGDLSKYDLDASDDDDDDKPAKKRGSRSGSSRSRSSSRSSSSSSRSRSRSRSRSSSSSRSGSRSRSHSRSSSRSGKGSSPRKRSRSPSSSPERGQKRSRSRSSSGERKRRRSRSHSSERCRGQSSGSSHSGSSSKKK; translated from the exons ATGTCGGGGAAGAGTTTTCGAGTCAGCGACGGGGACTGGATTTGTCCCGATAAGAA GTGTGGAAACGTGAACTTTGCTAGAAGAACTAGTTGTAACAGATGTGGCAGGG agAAAACCACAGAGGCAAAGATGATGAAAGCAGGAGGAACAGAAATTGGGAAAACTCTGGCTGAGAAGAGTAGAGGCCTCTTCAGTGCCAATGATTGGCAATGCAAAAC ATGTGGCAATGTGAATTGGGCTAGGAGGTCAGAGTGCAACATGTGTAACACGCCGAAATATGCCAAGCTTGAAGAGAGAACAG GTTATGGTGGAGGTTTCAATGAAAGGGAGAATGTGGAATACATTGAACGGGAGGAATCTGACGGTGAATATGATGAA TTTggtaggaaaaagaaaaagtaccgTAAGACCAGCAGCACATCGTCCTcgaaagaaagtgaaaagaagGAAGTAGCAAAACCTCAACCTGAAGATgacgaggaggaagaagatgaggatgaagatggTGACCTTTCCAAATACAAATTGGAT gatgatgacgatgatgaagatggagaCCTGTCAAAATACGACCTGGACgccagtgatgatgatgatgacgacaaGCCAGCTAAGAAACGGGGCAGCCGCTCTGGTTCGTCCCGTTCCCGCTCATCCTCACGCTCCTCCAGCTCGAGTTCACGGTCGAGGTCCAG gtccCGCTCTAGAAGCTCGTCCAGTTCCAGATCTGGATCTCGCTCGAGGTCCCACTCCAG ATCCAGCTCCAGGTCTGGAAAGGGCTCCTCTCCGCGGAAGAGGTCCCGctcaccctcctcctcacctgagAGGGGACAGAAGCGCAGTCGCTCCAGGTCCTCATCTGGAGAGAGAAAGCGGAGGCGTTCTAGATCACATTCGTCCGAAAG GTGCCGTGGCCAGT
- the zranb2 gene encoding zinc finger Ran-binding domain-containing protein 2 isoform X1, with product MSGKSFRVSDGDWICPDKKCGNVNFARRTSCNRCGREKTTEAKMMKAGGTEIGKTLAEKSRGLFSANDWQCKTCGNVNWARRSECNMCNTPKYAKLEERTGYGGGFNERENVEYIEREESDGEYDEFGRKKKKYRKTSSTSSSKESEKKEVAKPQPEDDEEEEDEDEDGDLSKYKLDVRLDDDDDEDGDLSKYDLDASDDDDDDKPAKKRGSRSGSSRSRSSSRSSSSSSRSRSRSRSRSSSSSRSGSRSRSHSRSSSRSGKGSSPRKRSRSPSSSPERGQKRSRSRSSSGERKRRRSRSHSSERCRGQSSGSSHSGSSSKKK from the exons ATGTCGGGGAAGAGTTTTCGAGTCAGCGACGGGGACTGGATTTGTCCCGATAAGAA GTGTGGAAACGTGAACTTTGCTAGAAGAACTAGTTGTAACAGATGTGGCAGGG agAAAACCACAGAGGCAAAGATGATGAAAGCAGGAGGAACAGAAATTGGGAAAACTCTGGCTGAGAAGAGTAGAGGCCTCTTCAGTGCCAATGATTGGCAATGCAAAAC ATGTGGCAATGTGAATTGGGCTAGGAGGTCAGAGTGCAACATGTGTAACACGCCGAAATATGCCAAGCTTGAAGAGAGAACAG GTTATGGTGGAGGTTTCAATGAAAGGGAGAATGTGGAATACATTGAACGGGAGGAATCTGACGGTGAATATGATGAA TTTggtaggaaaaagaaaaagtaccgTAAGACCAGCAGCACATCGTCCTcgaaagaaagtgaaaagaagGAAGTAGCAAAACCTCAACCTGAAGATgacgaggaggaagaagatgaggatgaagatggTGACCTTTCCAAATACAAATTGGATGTAAGATTG gatgatgacgatgatgaagatggagaCCTGTCAAAATACGACCTGGACgccagtgatgatgatgatgacgacaaGCCAGCTAAGAAACGGGGCAGCCGCTCTGGTTCGTCCCGTTCCCGCTCATCCTCACGCTCCTCCAGCTCGAGTTCACGGTCGAGGTCCAG gtccCGCTCTAGAAGCTCGTCCAGTTCCAGATCTGGATCTCGCTCGAGGTCCCACTCCAG ATCCAGCTCCAGGTCTGGAAAGGGCTCCTCTCCGCGGAAGAGGTCCCGctcaccctcctcctcacctgagAGGGGACAGAAGCGCAGTCGCTCCAGGTCCTCATCTGGAGAGAGAAAGCGGAGGCGTTCTAGATCACATTCGTCCGAAAG GTGCCGTGGCCAGT